The region GCCTACTGTTCTTTTAAATCCTGCTGACGATGCTTTAGTTTCTACTAAAGAGGTATTTGGTCCTGTTGTTTGTGTTTATTCTTATTCTGACATGGAAGAGGCTATTGACAGAGCTAACTCTTTAGAGGTTTCTTTTCAAGCTGCTGTATTCACTAAGAACATTGACAAAGCTTTAAGAGCTGTTAAGAGAATCAACGGTACTACTGTAATGGTTAACGACCACACTGCGTTTAGAGTTGACTGGATGCCGTTTGGTGGTGCTAAGGCTTCTGGTCTTGGTGTTGGTGGTATTCACGACTCTATGGAAGAAATGACTAACGAAAAACTTCTTGTTATCAAGTCTCCTGTTTTATAATACTTTGTAAAGGAGGAATCCCCTCCTTTACACCCTTCTATTAGTAATACTTATACTTAACTTAAGCCCACTTATATTATTATTTTGGTATAAGCATCTATTCAAAACTTAACAATTAAATAATTTAGGAAAACTATGAACTTACATGAGTATCAAGCAAAAAATTTATTTAGAAAATATGATATACCAACTACTAAAGGTAAACTGCTAACTCATCCTTCTCAACTTGATGATATATTAAGAAAACTTGGTGGAGACAGATGGGTAATTAAAGCCCAAGTTCACGCTGGAGGAAGAGGAAAAGCTGGAGGAGTTGTAGTAGTTGACTCAAAAGCTGAAGCAAATGAAGAGGTAAGAAGACTTTTAGGAAGTAACTTAGTTACTTACCAAACAAATAAAGATGGACAACCTGTAAACTCTATTTATGTTGAACAACCTTGTGATATTATTGATGAAATCTATTTAGCATTTGTTGTAGATAGAACAACACAAAGAATTATGATAATTACTTCAAGTGAAGGTGGGGTTGAGATTGAAGAGGTTGCAGAAAAAACTCCTGAAAAAATATTAAGAAATCCTATCAATCCAGTTGTTGGAATTATGCCAGCACAATGTAGACAAATCTGTGATGACTTAGGTTTAGATAAAACTCTAAGTGCACAAATGATTGATTTGATGCAAAAAATTTATAAAATGTTTGTAAAAAATGACCTTTCATTAATAGAAGTAAATCCACTTGTTGTTACAAAGCAAGGAACAATTTTATGTCTTGACGGGAAAGTTGTAGTTGATAACTCAGCACTTTACAGACAGCCAAAAATTAATGAAATCAGAGATGAAACTCAAGAAGATGCAAAAGAATTAAAAGCTGAAAAACTAGACTTAAACTATGTTACCCTAGATGGAAACATTGCTTGTATGGTAAATGGTGCCGGTTTAGCTATGGCAACTATGGATTTAATCAAAACACATGGTGGAGAGCCAGCTAACTTCTTAGATGTTGGTGGAAGTGTAAATGAAAAAAGAGTTATTGAAGCCTTTGAAATAATTTTATCAGATGAAAAAGTAAATGGTATTTTAGTAAATATCTTTGGTGGTATTGTAAGATGTGACATCATAGCTTCAGGTATTATTGAAGCAGCTAGAAAGATGAATCTATCTATTCCAATTGTTGTAAGACTTGAAGGTACAAATGCAAAAGAGGGATTAGAATTGATTAGACAATCAGATGTATCTGTTTACGAAGAAGCTGATTTAGATAAAGCAGCGCAAAAAATTATTGAACTTACACAAGGAGCTAACTAATGGCAATTTTAATTGATAAAAATACGAAAGTGTTAGTTCAAGGTTTAACAGGAGCACAAGCAAGTTTCCATACACAAAGAGCTATCGCATATGGAACAAATGTAGTAAGTGGTGTAGTTCCAGGTAAACGAGGTCAAAGACATTTAGATTTACCAATTTACAATACAGTTGAGTGTGCAAAAAGATTAACAGGAGCAAATGCTTCAATTATATATGTTCCAGCTCCATTTTGTAAAGATGCAATTATTGAAGCTAGTGAAAATGGTATTGAAACTATTGTTTGTATAACAGAAGGTATTCCAACTATTGATATGCTTGATGTAAAAGCTGCTGTTGATTTAAATGGTTCAAGACTAATAGGACCAAACTGCCCAGGTATCATAACACCAGACCAATGTAAGATGGGAATTATGCCAGAATCAATTCATATGGCAGGAAGTGTTGGAATTGTATCAAGATCAGGAACATTAACTTATGAAGCTGTAAACCAATCAACTCTTGCAGGATTTGGACAAAGTACTTGTGTAGGAATTGGTGGAGATCCAGTTCCTGGTTCAGACTTTATTGATATGTTAAAAATGTTTGAAGAGGATGAAGATACAAAAGCTATCGTTATGATTGGTGAAATTGGTGGGGCAAAAGAGGAAGCTGCTGCTGAATTTATCAAACATCATGTAACAAAACCTGTTGTTTCTTATATTGCAGGAGTTACTGCACCTAAGGGTAAAAGAATGGGTCACGCAGGAGCAATCATAGATGGGGGAAAAGGAACTGCACAGGAAAAATATTCAGCACTTGAAAGAGCTGGAGTTTGTACAGTTAGAACAATCACTTCAATAGCAGATGCACTAAAAGAGGTACATCCATAAACTAAAAAGAAACAGGAGTAATTATAGAAAGATAAGAAGCTTTCTTTGAACTTCTGTTTTCTATCTTGTGGGGGATTTCAGGATTAAATCTTATTGAGTCCCCTTTTTTAAGTTCAAACTCTTTGTTATTTAATGTAACTACAATCTCACCTTCAAGAACATAATCACACTCTTCTCCACCTTTTGTATGGGGTATTAGATCCTCAGTGATTCTATTTGGCTCCATATTTACTTGTAATAATTCTATATCACCTTGTAAGTCAGGTACTAAAAGTTCACATGTATATAAAGGGTCAGGAAAAGATATTTTCTTTCTTTCATCTTTTCTTACTACATAAGATTTTTCATTTTCAATATTTTCTAAAGTATTAACTTGAGGTTCTTCAGTATTGTTAGTAAATAGATGAGCTAAAGTTACATCTAATACTTTTGCTATTTTTCTTAGGGTTTCAACTGAACCTTGTGTTGAGCCTTTTTCAAGTTGAGATAACATTCCAAAAGAGATTCCTGCTTCACTTGCAAGTTGTTTTGCAGCCATATTTTTTGCTACTCTTAAACTCTTAATTTTTTTACCTACTTCAAACTCTTCTTCTAACACTTTATTTAACCTTAGTATTTCTTTTTAGTATACCTAAATATAATTGAAATTATAAATTTTGACTTTAAAATCATTATATATTTTAATAAGCTTAAATTATATAATCCAATTTAAGAGGAAAAATTCCCCTTAAATTTTCTAGTAACTTAAAGTAGTAAAATCACTATTTAATAATTGTTTTGCAACCTCTTGTGGTTTAGCAACTGTAATACCATCTAATAAAACAGATTTATCTAAGTTTGCATTTGGAAGATATAAAGGGCAAACTTCAACTTTTGCTCCACTTTTAATAAGACCTTGTAACAACATTTTTGGTGATTTGTTTTTAGGCTTTAAAAGAGGACTCTCTTTCCCTTTTACAGCTAAATCTCCTGCACTTGAACATAAAGTGATATTTACAGCTTTTTCTTGTTTTATTGTCATCATTGATAAAACCATAGCCATCATTTGAGTTTGTGCATCGCTTGCTGTTAAAACAACATTTAATCCCTTGTTATCTTCTGCTAAGGCATTTGAAGAGAAAAGAAATAAACCTAAAGTTACAACTGATAAAAACTTTTTCATTAAGTTTCCTTTTTGATTTGTTTTAATCAATTACATGCATGAAAGGATTATATGGAATAAAAACTTAGATAAAAATTTAATTTTAAAGCTATATTTTTATCTATACAAAACTATATTAAATTTAACCTTGCTAACATCAAAACTAAAGTAAAATACAAATCTAAATTTAATAAATATTGAGATAACAATGGAACTTACAAAAGAACAACTAAACAAATTTAATGAAGATGGATTTTTAATCATAAAAAACTTTGCCCCAAAAGATTTATGCGACAAAATTTTAGAAAAAGCAAAAGTCCATTTAGAAAAAAAACAAGCACCAATTGAGAGTGAACAAGAGTATATGCAGTTAGATGATGAAAAGATAACTGTAAGAAGATTAAGACAAGTTTATGACAGAGAAGAGATTTTCAAAGAGTGGATGACAAACTCTGAAATAAGACCTATGTTAAAACAAGTTTTAAATGATACTCCTGTACTAACTCTAGCTCACCACAACTCAATAATGACTAAACTACCTCACGAAAGTACAAGAACTTTTTGGCATCAAGATAGAAGATATTGGAATTTTGAAAATGATGATTTAGTTTCTGTATGGTTAGCTTTAGATGATGAGTTTTTAGAAAATGGTTTACTGGAGTTTATTCCAGGAACTCATAAAATCAATTTTGAAAAAAGCTCATTTGATGAAGACTCAAACTTTGTAGATGAAAATGAATTTAATCAAGAGATTATAAAAAATAGAGTTCACCAAAATCTAGAAAAAGGTGATATTGTTTTATTTCACTGTAAAACACTTCACCATGCAAGTAAAAATGCCACAGATAATGCAAAAATCTCTTTTGTATACACAGTAAGAGCTTTAGGAAATAAACCTTTAAAAAACACAAGAAGTGACTTCAAGGAAGTTGTACTTGAGTGCTAATATTACAAATTTATTAGAAGAGAAAACATCCCTATCAAAAAAAGTTATTGAAAACATAATCAATCTTCTTGATGAGGGGTGTACAATCCCTTTTATTGCTAGATATAGAAAAGAGTTCACTAATAGTGCAACAGATGAAGAGTTAAGAATTTTTGAAGATGTTTACTCATATTCAAAAAAACTACTTCAAAGAAAAAACGAGATTTTAGAACTTCTAAAAGAGAAAAACTTTTTAAATGAAAAAGTTGAAAAGAGTTTAAATGAAGCTACAACTTTACAAGCTGTAGAAGATATCTATACACCTTTTAAAGATAAAAAATCATCTAGAACATCTCTTGCTATTGAAAATGGTTTAGAGCCACTTGCAAATATAATCCAATCAATGAAATATGAAGAGAATGAAGTTTTACAAAAAGCTAAAAACTTTACAAATAAAGATGTTAAATCTGTTGATGAAGCTATACAAGGAGCAAAAGATATTATTGCTCAAAGATATGCAGATGATTTTAAATCAAAAGAGGTCTTAAGAAACCTTATTTCTAATTGGGGAACAATAGAGATAAAAGAGGCAAAAGAGTTTAAAAAAGATGGAGTTTATAGTAATTTTGTAGGACAAAATGAGAAAATCAAATATATCAAACCCCATAGAGTTTTAGCTATTTTAAGAGCAGTAAATGAAAAAGAGTTATCAATAAAAGTTGATATTGATGAGAAACATATTTTAGAAAATATCAAAAAATATAAAATACCCTCTTGGGCAAAATCATCAAGCTCTTTTGTTTTTGAAGCTTATAAAGATGGCTTAAAAAGATTACTTCTTCCAAGTTTAAAAAGAGAAGCAATAGCTAACCTAAAAGAGAAAGCTTCAAAAGAAGCTATTGAGCTTTTTGGAAAAAACCTAAAAGAGTTACTTCTTACTGCTCCACTTGTTAATCACATAATCTTAGGAATTGACCCAGGTTATAAAACTGGATGTAAAGTTGCAGTTATTGATGAAAATGGTGAGTATTTAGATTCAAATGTTATTTATCCAACTAAACCAAAAGAGGATATAAAAACCTCATCAAAAACTATTTTAGAACTTATAAAAAAGTATAATGTAACTTCAATAGCAATTGGAAATGGTACAGCATCGAGAGAGACTGCAAGTTTTATCTCAAACCTAATAAAAGAAAACAATCTTAATATAAACTATGCAATAGTTAGTGAAATAGGTGCAAGTGTTTATTCTGCTTCAAAAATAGCAACACAAGAGTATCCAAACCTTGATGTTACAATTAGAGGAGCTATTTCTATTGCAAGTAGATTAAGAGACCCAATGGCAGCTCTTGTTAAGATAGATCCAAAATCACTTGGGATTGGTCAATACCAACACGATGTAAACCAAAAAGAGTTAAGTTTGAAGCTTGAAAACATAACAATAGATTTAGTAAATAAAGTTGGAGTTGATATTAACTCTGCTTCTTTTAAACTTCTTTCTTTTGTATCAGGGATTACAGAAACTTTAGCAAAAAATATTGTAGAACATAGAAAAAAATTAGGAGTATTCACTTCTAAAAAACAACTTCTAGATGTAAAAGGTGTTGGAGCAAAAGCTTATGAACAAAGTGTAGGATTCCTTAGAATCAAAAAAGGTGATTCTATTTTAGATAATACAGCTATTCACCCTGAAGATTATGATTTAGTAAAAAGGTTAGAAAAAACTTGTGATATAAAAGCTGTAGAAAAAAACCAATATCAAACCTTAGCAAACACTCTAAACACTTCACTTATAAAGATAGAAGATATTGTAAATGAACTTCAAAAACCAGGTTTTGATATAAGAGAAAACTTCAACCAAGTAAGATTTGCAAGTGATATAACTAAAATAGAGGATTTAAAAGAAGGCTACACTCTTTCAGGAATAGTTAGAAATATAACAGACTTTGGAGCTTTTGTAGATATAGGACTTAAAAATGATGCCCTACTTCATATCTCACAAATCTCTAATAAAAGAATTTCACACCCAAGTGAGGTTTTAAGTATAAATCAAAATCTTGAAAATATAAAAGTTGTAAGTGTTGATTTAGAAAAACAAAGAGTAGGCTTGAGCTTAAAATAAGCCTACTTTTAAATCACATAGTTTACATTTAGAGGAAGCTCAATACAAAACTTTGCACCCTCTTTTGTATTCTCTACATATAATAAACCACTTAATCTATTAACTACAATATCATATGCAGAATAAAGCCCTATTCCTGTTCCTTGGCTTTGGTGTTTTGTTGTGAAGTATGGATTAAAGATTTTATCTTTTATCTCCTCTTTTATTCCTCCACCATTATCTTCTATTGAGATTAAAACTGTGTACTCTTTTTTTCGAAGTTCATATTTAACCCATCGATTTTTTTCTACATTTTGTACTAATATATCTTTGGCATTATTAAATATAGAGATTAATACTTGTAATAAATCTCCTAATACAAGTCTAAAGTGAAGTTTTCCACTCTCTATTACTCCCTCTTTTATCTCAATGTTTTCCATTGCAAAAGATGACTCAACCATTTTTATTGCCATTTTAAGTCTATCTTGAATAACAATCTCTTTTTCTCTATGACTCTCTTTTATATAATCTCTAAACTCATCTATTGTATTTGATAGATATTTTGATTGCTCAACTATACTTTTTGTATATTCTTCAAAATCAGTATCTTCTAAGATATTGTATTCTTTTTTTATCATCATACCAGTTGCTGCTGTTGAGATTACATTTAGAGGCTGTCTCCATTGATGGGCAATATTTCCTATAAGTTCACCCATTTGAGACATTTTTAGTTGCTCATAGATTTGTCTTTCTTTATCTACATTTGCTTTTGTTGCAGCATTTATTTCATCTTTTAGATTTTTATTTAAATCTTCTAGTTGAAATTTTTGCTCTTTTAATTGTTCATTTCTTTTTTTTAACTTTTCAACATTTAAACAAGAGTTTATACTAATATTCAGTCTTTTTTCTAAGCTTTTTAAAACTGAAATATTAAAATCCAAATCTTTATTTTTATCATAGAAAAAAACAAAACAACCTCTTGTTAGTTTGTAAAATAGTATATTAATATCATCATTGTATTTGGTTTTTACAACATACTCTTTTTCTAACTTCTCTTTTATCTCATCTAGGTTTGAAGTTATTCTTTTACCAACACATATAAACTCTTCATATTCATCTTTTGTTTTTTTAAAAAATGCACCTTTTATAGCATCAGTTTCTTTTACAAAAGTGATAATAAAATCTTTAAGCATCTCCTCAAGATTTAAACTATTTCCAATAGAGTTTACACACCTATACGAGATTGCCAAATTACCTAAAGACATAACCCACCCATAACACAACTTTTATTTAAAAAATTAATATAACTCTTACCTTTATTAGCTATCTCACCCACACTAATAACACCTAAAATATATTTAGTTGAAGTCTTTTCCAAGATTACATCAATTTGTTTATCATATACTTCATCTAGAAATCCTAATCTAGAAACACAGTCAAATACCATTAAAAATTCACTCTCACTTTTTGTAGCTTCTTTACTTGCTAAATATGCAGCATTTATCAAAGCTTCTTTTTTCCCTTTTAAAACATTTATTATACTATTTTCTTCTATTAAGGTAGCTAATTCTAACTCACCCTTTTCACTTATAGATATTGGATCTCTGATTATAAAATCATTATTATGTTTTATAACACCAATTGGATACTTTTTAAGATACAACATAAAATTATCTTTTGTGATTTTTATATCGTTTTCTTTTTCTAAGCACTCTTTATAAACTTCAAATGCGCTTCTATAGTCTAACTCTTGAATCTTTCTATTTTCACTTTTTGTTACAATGAAGGGACCATCTAAAACATCCCAACCTTGACTTACACCTATATCAATCTTTTTATCTAAATATATAAGTAATGCGGCATTATTAAAATAGCCATTTTTATTAAAAAATGAGTAAGTATCCCTTGATTCTAAACTTCCAGCTCCACCACCAAATATATTTGTATCTACATTTATATATTCATATATTTTCTCTAAAAAACTTACTGTTTGTTTCGAATAACCATCAAGAATTGAGATTATGGACTGAGTATTAGAAAAGTTTTCTTCGCAGAGTGTGTGGTTTTTCATATTTTCAATAAACTCAAGTTTTATAGAAGGTTTTATCTGTAAAACTATAATTCCCTCATCATAAAGTTTATTTTTATAAATTATCTTTGGAAAAATAGCTCCATAAAAATCTACTTTTAAATCTTTTAAATCTTCAACTTGAATATTTGTTTTATTTGTTGTAAAAATAACTAACTTCTTTTTCACATCATAACTATGTCTTAAAAATTCTTCTTTAGAATTATAAAAAGCTATTTTTACATACATATTTGATCCTTAAATAAAAAATAAATTTTTGAAGATATAGTATTAAAGCATTCTAATAAATTATAATTTTTTATTTCATCTTTTAAGTTTAACTATATTACTAGTTTAAAGTTTTAATTCTAATTTTAATTATCAAGAAAAAGATTGATTAGAGAAATAAAAGGTAGGCTTGAGTTTGAAAGTTATTGGCTACTCTTTTTTAAATAAAAGTAGCCAAAAGATTTAGTTTTTATATGCGATTACATCAACTTCAACTAAAACATTTTTAGGAAGTGTTTTTACAGCTACAGTTGCTCTTGCTGGAGCTGTTTCAGCTTTAAAATACTCTGCATAAACTTCATTAAATGCAACAAAATTATCCATATCTGATAAATAACAAGTTGTTTTTAAAACATTATCAAAAGATGAGTTTGCTTCTTTTAATACTTCTGCAAGGTTTTCCATAACTTTTACAGTTTGCTCTTTGATTCCACCTTCTACTACTTCCATTGTTTCTGGATTCAATGGAATTTGTCCTGATAAAAATACTAATTTTTCAAATGATGTACCTTGGTTGTATGGTCCAATTGCTGCTGGAGCTTTTGGTGTTGATATAATTTCTTTCATATTAATCCTTTATATATTTAAAAATTTATTATACTGCCTTCTAACTTTTAATCTCTTGGGAAAAACAGCTCAAAATCTCTTTTTATGTGAGTTAAAGTTTCTTGGTTTGCTCTTATAAAGCCTTCTTCTTTTAATGCAGCTTTTACAATAGCTTTAGAATAATCAAGTACATTCTCATCATTTAAGTATTCATCTACATCTACCCATTTGGCATCTTCTATCTCTTGGGTATCTTTTATATTTATCTCATGAGTTAGAGGTTTTGCCAAACATAAAACATATAGATTTGATTTATGAAATTGGTGAGGATAAAAATGCCCTAAAGAGATAACTGATTTAAACTCAACTTTTATACCTGTTTCTTCAAATACTTCTCTGCAAGCTGCTGTAGTTATCATCTCTTTATCATCTATATGACCACCTGGTATTTTATAACCAATTCTTGAGATTCTTTCTTTTATAACAAGTAATTCATTTTTTTCATTTATTGCAACAACCCCTACTCCTAAAGTATGATTTGCAGCTGTTGGAACTATTGCATTCTCTTTTAGTCTTTTTACTAGTAATATATAATCTTCCCCACATGAGTGAAAAAAGAACCCTTTTTTTGTGGCACTTGATATAAAATCTGATTTTTCTATATTTATATAAATCCAAATTAGATTTCTTGTATCTTTTGTCTTTTCAATTAAAATATCTAAATTTTCATCAAACTTATTAAAACTATTAGGTAAGTCTTTATACTCTATTGTTATTCCATTGTATGGGTCTAATATAGTTTTAAACCCTGCTATCTCTTCTACCATTTTTACTCTTTTATAAAACTATTAAATCTTTTAATGAATATGCTATATAAAGCATTAAAAACCCTATTGATATATCTAAAACTTTCCATGTAATTGGCTTTTTAAATAAAGGGATTAGAAGTCTAGCTCCAAACCCTAAAGATAAAAACCAAACAGATGAAGCTAAAGCACAACCTATTATAAAAAATATTTTTAGACCCTCTTCAATATTTGCACCAATTCCACCTATTAAAAGTACTGTATCTAAATAAGTATGAGGATTTAGATAAGTAAATACAAAAAGTAAAGTTATCACTTGTTTTATTGGATTTGTTTTTATTTGATCATCTATTTTCAATGATTCATTTTTTAATGCTGATTTAAAAGAAGTAAAGGCATAAAAACATAAAAAAGCTATTCCAAATATTGCAATACCATTTATAAAAAGTTGCTCACCTTTTATAAAGTATCCAAGACCAAATACCCCAGCACTAATTAAAAATATATCTGAAAAGATACAAAATAAAGCAGCTTTTAAAACATGTTGTCTTAAAAGCCCAAGTTTTAAAATATAAGCGTTTTGAGCTCCTATTGCTACAATCAATGTGATTGTAATAACAAAGCCTCTTAGAAGAGTGTCAAACTCCATTACAAATAGCTTTGTGAAAGATGCACTACACCTGAGATTATAAACTGTACAGCAAGGGCACCAACAATAAGTCCCATAAGTTTTGTAATAATATTTTGTCCAGTAAGACCTAAATATTTTTTTATATAGATTGAGTTTTTTAAAACAAGGTAAAAAATCAGTGCATTAATACAAAAAGATATTACCAAAGAAAAAACTTCAACACTGTTTTCAACTTGATTTTTAAAAATAATAATTGTAGTAAAAAGACCAGTACCAAAAGCAATTGGGATTCCTATTGGAATAATTGCCAGTTCTTCATCATTTTTATTACTTTCATCTTCCTCTTTTTTACTTTTCATTGCACTACCAGTTACCATTGATATTGCCATCAAAAGAAGAATTAAACCACCCATTACTTTTAATGAGTCTTCATGTATACCAAAAAGCTTTAAAACTAAATCTCCCGTAATTAAAACAACAAAAAAAGCAACCAATATTGTAGTAGTAGTTTTTTTAGCAATAATTGAGATTTGAGATTTTGTAATATTAGGGCTCAATAAAGAGAGTGCAATTGCACTCACCCCTATTGGATCCATAATTGCAAACAAAGTGATTGTTTGCTGTAGAAAATTTTGAAAAAGTTCCAATATTAACTCATTCCGCCTTTTTCAGCCATTCTTTTTTCTATTTTATGACCGATGAAACTTAATGTAGAAGTTATTGTAAGATATAAAAGTGCAACAACAATCCAAGTTTCAAAAGGAGAGAAAGTATTTGCAACTATCTCTTTACCAACTTTTGTTAAATCTGTAATAGAGATAACTGAAACCAAAGATGAATCTTTTACTAAAGCAATCATCTCACCAACTAATGTTGGTAAAGCTCTTTTAAAAGCTTGAGGTAAAATAATATATCTCATAGCTTGAAATTTCGTAATCCCTAAAGAACTTGCTGCTTCTTCTTGACCCTTGTCTATAGACTGAATTGCCCCTCTTAAAATCTCTGCCATATAAGCACCAAAGAAAATTCCAAGAGATAATACCCCAGCTACAAACCTATCTAACTCAAAAATATTTGCAACAATAAAGTAAAACAAGAATATTTGAACAAGAAGTGGAGTACCTCTAACTATTGTAATATAAACAGTAGCTATATCTTTTAAAAACTGATATGAGGATAGTTTCATAAATGCAACAACAACACCTATTACAAAAGTCAAAATTGCAGCAAAAAATGAGATTTTAAGTGTTATCCAAAGCCCATTTAATACAGGACCTGCTCTCATCTCTTTTTTTGTAGCAAGATAATCACCCGAATAAACTTTCTCACCAACTTCATAATCAAATGAAAAACTACTATCTAATTTTGTTAATTCTACTCTTTCATCACCATCAATGAAATATTTGTTATTTTCAAACAGTAGTTTTCCATCTACTGGAGCTTCTATAGTAATAGTTTCCTCATATGCAAAATATTTAGGAACAGAATTCCACTTCCAAACATAATTCATGTTTGAAGCTGCCATATAAAAGAAATACCCTATAAGTAGGTAAAAACCTACGGCAATAATATGCCCTAGGTTTTTATTTTGTGTCCATGATTCTTTTCTAGCCATAAACTATTGAACTCTTTTTAACCAGTCTGTTTCAACTAGCCATTTTTGATATAATTCATCAGAAAATCCAACAACTTTATCTTCTTGCATTTGTCTTAAAAAGTTATTTAACCAGTTAATAAAGTCTGGATCACCTTTTCTAACTGCCCATGCAAGTGGTTCATAAGTAAGTGGTTTATCTAAGTGAATAAGTTTACCTTTACCTTTATCTGACATAAATAATACGTTATAAGG is a window of Halarcobacter sp. DNA encoding:
- a CDS encoding MarC family protein, whose translation is MELFQNFLQQTITLFAIMDPIGVSAIALSLLSPNITKSQISIIAKKTTTTILVAFFVVLITGDLVLKLFGIHEDSLKVMGGLILLLMAISMVTGSAMKSKKEEDESNKNDEELAIIPIGIPIAFGTGLFTTIIIFKNQVENSVEVFSLVISFCINALIFYLVLKNSIYIKKYLGLTGQNIITKLMGLIVGALAVQFIISGVVHLSQSYL
- a CDS encoding NUDIX domain-containing protein; the protein is MVEEIAGFKTILDPYNGITIEYKDLPNSFNKFDENLDILIEKTKDTRNLIWIYINIEKSDFISSATKKGFFFHSCGEDYILLVKRLKENAIVPTAANHTLGVGVVAINEKNELLVIKERISRIGYKIPGGHIDDKEMITTAACREVFEETGIKVEFKSVISLGHFYPHQFHKSNLYVLCLAKPLTHEINIKDTQEIEDAKWVDVDEYLNDENVLDYSKAIVKAALKEEGFIRANQETLTHIKRDFELFFPRD
- a CDS encoding LysE/ArgO family amino acid transporter is translated as MEFDTLLRGFVITITLIVAIGAQNAYILKLGLLRQHVLKAALFCIFSDIFLISAGVFGLGYFIKGEQLFINGIAIFGIAFLCFYAFTSFKSALKNESLKIDDQIKTNPIKQVITLLFVFTYLNPHTYLDTVLLIGGIGANIEEGLKIFFIIGCALASSVWFLSLGFGARLLIPLFKKPITWKVLDISIGFLMLYIAYSLKDLIVL
- a CDS encoding amino acid ABC transporter permease, with the protein product MARKESWTQNKNLGHIIAVGFYLLIGYFFYMAASNMNYVWKWNSVPKYFAYEETITIEAPVDGKLLFENNKYFIDGDERVELTKLDSSFSFDYEVGEKVYSGDYLATKKEMRAGPVLNGLWITLKISFFAAILTFVIGVVVAFMKLSSYQFLKDIATVYITIVRGTPLLVQIFLFYFIVANIFELDRFVAGVLSLGIFFGAYMAEILRGAIQSIDKGQEEAASSLGITKFQAMRYIILPQAFKRALPTLVGEMIALVKDSSLVSVISITDLTKVGKEIVANTFSPFETWIVVALLYLTITSTLSFIGHKIEKRMAEKGGMS